The genomic stretch GCAGGTCCTCCCCCTGCCAACCGGCCGTACGGAGCATCCGTTGCAGTACCCGTGGCCCGAGCGCGTGCGGCCCGGAGTCGGCGTACTGCACCGCCCACCGGCCGTCGTTGAGAATGGTCAGGTCGATCCGGAACAGCCCGTGCTGGGCCCGCAGACTGCTGTACCGCGAGTTCATCGCCCGCTGCCGCGCAGGCGCGACGCTGACCAGCGGCGCACCCGGGTAGGGGGTGACGACCATCCGCCCGGCCGGTGACAGTCGGCCGTCCTGGTCCGGTTCGAAGCGCGGCGAGCCGGCCATCGGGGGCAGGTAGGTACGCCACTCGGCCGGCCCACCCGCCCGGTCCACCGCGCTCAGGTCCTGGCAGCTCTCCAGGATCTCCAGAGCAGAGGTACGCTCCGGTGCCCAGACGATCGCCCCGGTGTTCTTTGCGAACGCGGTCAGGTTGGCGTGCAGACGCTGCCGCTCCTCCGGGTCGGAGGGCCAGTGCAACCACATCCGGATCTCACTGCCGTAGAGCGGGACGTCGGAGAGGGCCGCGGCGAGCTGACGCCCACCGGTCACCTGGTAGGAGCCGGTGTAGTCGCCGACCACGAAGCCGCCGCCACGGACCGACACCCCGATCGTGGTCAGTTCCGGGTGCCCCGGGGCCAGGTCCACCGCAGCGGCCCGGCGGGCCACGAAATCGGCCCGGGTGGCCAACGTGAGCCCACCGGGCAGCGGCGCGGCGACGACACCGGACCGGGGACGCAGCACGCCGCCCGTCGTCTCGTACCAGCCGGGCAGGTCGGTGGCCATCGCCGGAGGTTGGACGACGAGCCATTCCGCCGGTCGCCCGGTACGGGCGTCGACCAGGCTGGGCTCCGGCTCGCGGTCGCCGTCGTAACGCAGCACACTGCCGATCGGGCTGATCAGCACGTCCCGACCGAGGATCCCCGCCAGCTCGGCGAAGATCTCCACGTGCGCCTCGGCGCCGTCCATCATGATCCGTACGTCGTCGCCGGCCCCACCGCCACGGCGGACCAGGTCGGCGAGATGTGCGGCGTCGAGCGGCGTCCCGCTGCCGCGCACGGCGACCGGCATGCCGTCCGGGCCGGTACGCAGCCAGATGTCGTAGAGCCCGTCGATCCGCCGGTGCTCCGGGCACCCCCGGGTAGCCGGTGTCGGCGGCAGCCTGCCGGTCATGACGCTCGTCCGTTCCTCGATGTCCCCCCTTGCACGTCCTCTCAACGGACGGCGGCACCTGGTTTTCTCAATCCGACGTCGGCGAGTCCGTGCCATCACCGCACTGAACACGGCGAGTCCCGCGTCCGTCGTGGGATGCACCGGGCAGAGAAGGGGAACGGCAATGGAACAGAATCTGGGTACGGTCGCGATCGTGTGCGACCAGCCGTTGTCGCGGGTCGGGATGGAGCGGCTGGTGCAGGACGAGCCGGGGCTCGCGCTCGGCCCCTCGGTCGCCTCGGTCGGCGAGTTGGAGCAGGCCGGACCGGCCGACTACCGGGTGATCTTCATCGACCTGCCGGCGCTGCCCGGCGGGACCGTGCTGGAGCTGATCGGGAAGCTGGCCACCCGTGGTGCGCCGCTGGTCTGCGCCACCTGGGAGCAGCCGCCGGGCCTGCTCTCCGCCGTCCGGGCCGGCGCCCGAGGCGTGATCACCCGGTACGCCGAGCAACCCGACGTACGCCTGGCGTTGCGGGTGGTCGCCACCGGCGGGCTGCACATCGGCGCGGAGCTGGCCGACCGGTTCGCGACGGACCTGTCGCGCCCGGCGGACGCCGACGAGAACGGCCTGGCCCCGCGCGAGGTGGAGACGCTGCGCTGGATCGCGCTCGGGCTCACCCACGCGCAGATCGCCACCCGGATGGGCCTGTCCCAGGCGACCGTGAACACGTACGCCAAGCGGATCCGGGCCAAGCTCAACGTGACCAACAAGGCGGAGCTGACCCGGATGGCGATCGAGCTGGGTCATGTGGCCCAGGGACGCGTCGCACACGGTCGGCTGTCCCACGGCCACCTGACCCACGGCTGGCGCGCCGCCTCGTAGCCCCCTCCACTCAGGACAGTTCGGCACCGGGCTCCTTCGTCGGCCGCACCGAGATCGACCAGCGGGACGGGGTCACCTCACCGAGAACCACCGGCACCTGCACACCGGCCGTCCGCAACTCGCGGGCCACCCGTCCATCTCCGTTGGCGAGCCGGGCGCACACCACGATGCCCGGAGTCGGCGACGGCTCCACGTCGGACAGTTGTTCCGCACGGTTGCACCCGTTCGGGAGGGAGTCGCCGAGGATGTCCCCGACCACCGTCACCTCGTTGCCGTCGGCCAGGGCCTGCCGGATCAGCCGTCGGGCGTACCGCTGCCCGTCGGGCAGGCTGCCGGCGACGGTCAGCACGTCCGGGCAACGGACCAGGTCGACGTAGAGCCGCCAGCCGTCGCGGTCGCCGAGTAGCAGCGGCAGGGTCGCCGCCGGTGGCGCCTCGCCGGGGCCGTACCAGCCGAACGGCGCCGCCGCAGCGTCCCGGGCCCCGTTCAGGGACACGCTCAGGTCGAGCCCCTCGGCTCGCAGGTCGGCGCTCAGCTCGGCGTCGCCGACCTCCGGCCGACTCCTACCGGCGGACGACTCCGGCAGGTGCGGCACCGGAGGTGACGGCGTCGGCGTCCGGCGCGGCAGTTCGAGGGAGGGCGGTCCCACCGGCCGCAGCCGATCGCCCAGCGACGGCCGCACCGGCCGCTCGGGCGGGGTGGGCCGGTCCGGCGCCGTCGGCCATTCCGGCCGCTCGGGCGTCGTCGGCGGGAGGTGCGGAGTCCGTGACGTGGCGGTCGCCGGGTACGGGTCCATCACCGGTGGCGCGGAGGAGTGTGCCCCGGCCAGGACGAGTTCGCGGTCGGCGTCGGCGGGCGGCAGGCCGGACCG from Micromonospora craniellae encodes the following:
- a CDS encoding LuxR C-terminal-related transcriptional regulator; its protein translation is MEQNLGTVAIVCDQPLSRVGMERLVQDEPGLALGPSVASVGELEQAGPADYRVIFIDLPALPGGTVLELIGKLATRGAPLVCATWEQPPGLLSAVRAGARGVITRYAEQPDVRLALRVVATGGLHIGAELADRFATDLSRPADADENGLAPREVETLRWIALGLTHAQIATRMGLSQATVNTYAKRIRAKLNVTNKAELTRMAIELGHVAQGRVAHGRLSHGHLTHGWRAAS